The Methanolobus sp. WCC4 genome includes the window ACCTCAACAGGCCAAGTTCCTCCTGTACGAATCATTTGTGACCCAGACAGGCGAGACTACGGTGGATGTCGGCGAGTCCAAGACACTATTCGTGTACCAGCTAAAGGCCACTGAAGAGGGTACTTATACACTTTCGCCTACAACTGCTACATTCTCAAATGCGGCAGGTGCTGATTTCTCCCGGGCCTCATCCAATTCCCCGGTAATAACAGTGGAAGCTGGTGAGGATCTTGTCAATGCGAATATCGAGTTCAAAACGACCCTCGATAAATATACAGTGAGCAGGAATGAGGACATTCAGGGCACCATCTCCATCAAGAATACAGGTGATACCTCAGCAAGTGGTGTAACTGTGAATTTCATAGTTCCTGAAGGACTTGAGTTCGAAGGTGGTTCCGGTATCGAGACAATATCCGGTGTTCCGACAATATACCTTGAATCATTCGGTGTCCAGCAGGAAAAGGAATATTCCTTTACTTTAAAGGGTTCAGAGGTCGGTACATATACGATAAGCACAGAGGAAAGTTACCTTTATGATAATGGGGTTGACGCCCAGTTACAAAAGGTAGGATTAGACTCTGTGACCAACAGCATATATGTCACCAAAGGAAAGTATGACCATCTTCTGGAGCAGCCCATATATGTGTATATACTACCTATAGTGATAATAGGAGCTATAGCTGGCTGGATCTATTACAGGCATAAACAATATAAGTTCTGATATGAGAGTTAGACTCAAAGTTAATTAATCATAACCATTATTATTATTATAATATTATTATCTCTCGGAGGAATTAATTGCTCAACATACTCATCGTTGGGAACGGACAATGCGGAAACCGTATACTGGATGCTATTAACAGAGAGGCATTTGGTAAAAAGAGCCGTTTTGGCAAGTACCTATCCCAGCAAAAATACAAAAGTAATGTGCAAACCATTGCTATCAATACAGCGGTGAACGACCTTAAGGAAATGAGTTTCACCAAAGCAAAGGACAGGATCCATATCCCTCACCTTCATGGAGTTGGAGCCAATCGAAATGTGGGTAAACACGTTTTTGAGGACAACAAGACCCATATCATGAGACAGATCGAGGAAAGAGGTAATTTCGATGTATGTTTTGTGATCACGTCTGCTTCCGGTGGAACCGGTTCTTCCTTTACGCCAATGCTCATAAAAGAGCTCAAGGAAAAGCATGACTATCCTGTTTATTCGATCGTGGTTCTTCCTTTCAGGGAAGAAGGCACACTCTATCTCCAGAATGCAGCTTTCTGTCTAAGGGACATCCGCGAGAGCGGTGCAGATGGTATCATCCTTGCCGACAACCAGTATCTTAAACAGATGGGTGGGAACGTTGAATCAGCATACAATGGTATCAACGATATGATTGCCAAGCGTATACTCTTCCTGCTCGATGCACTGGACAGCGAGATGATGATGGTCACCGACCTTGGTGATTTCAAGACCGTTATGAGTGGTGGTGCAGGACTTGCGACCATCGGCTTCTACGAGGCAAAAGAGGATATGCCTGTCAGAACTGCCATCCAGAAGGCTCTTTCACCAGCAGGTCTCTTATTCTCGACCAATGTGTACGATGAGGCCAGCAGGGCAATGGTCATCATAAGGGGTGACAGGGACCGTCTGAGCATTGACGAGATCTCCACAGAGGTGGAGAAGTTATCAAGTTCTGTAGGTCATGTTTTCAAGGGTATAATCGTCAGGGACGGGGAACTCCCTCAGGTACTGGCGGTCCTGACGCTTGAATCAGCATCCGAACTTGAGAATCTCTATTCCATAGCTGTTGATGCTATCAAATATGAGCGTGACAAGAAGGAACGTGTGGCCAATGTAAAGGATGTTGACAAGGCATTCTCACAGATAGACGGAATGGACCCTTCCTATTGAGGTCCGTTCTCCATTCTTTTTAGTTTTTCATCTTTTTTTGTTTTCATTCCATTCTCTTTCATTTATATTCTTAGCTCTTTCATGTCTCTTCCACTTTTGTACTCTCTTCCTGTCTTTTCTGTAGATGACCGAATACATTGAAATAGTCTAAGCCTAAATAAGTATCAGAGGTTTTATTTTGACTGATGGAAAAGGGTATGACATCATACAGGTCAGGGGACTTTCCAAGATATATGGTGATGGTGTAGAGGTTCGTGCTCTTGACAATGTGGACCTCGATATCAAAAGAGGTGAGTTCCTTTCTATCATCGGTCCTTCTGGTTCCGGAAAAAGTACTCTTCTTCATATGATCGGTATCCTTGATACTCCGACATCCGGCACCATCAAAATTGACAACAGGGTGGTGACCGAGATGTCGGATAAGGACAGGTCAAAGGTTCGCAACGAGGTTCTGGGTTTTATTTTCCAGTATCATCACCTGATGCCTGATTTCAGTGCCCTTGAGAATGTTATGATGCCTCTCCTCATATCTGGCATGAAGAACAGGGATGCAAAGAAAAAGGCTGCTGCACTGCTTGAGGAGGTAGGACTTGGTGACCGGATGGACCATCGGCCGAGCCAGCTTTCAGGTGGTCAGGCACAGAGGGTTGCCATTGCCAGGGCGCTTGCCAACGACCCGGGAATAGTCATAGGTGACGAACCTACTGGTAATCTTGACACAAAGGCAAGTGACATGATATACGACCTGCTGCGCAAGCTCAATCGTGACAGGGGACAGACCTTTATCCTTGTCACCCATGATGAGGAAATGGCCGGAAAGACCGACCGTATAATACGGATAGTCGATGGTCGTATCTCGGGTGATTCTTCCGGGGTCCGGTAAAAGGTGATATCATGGAATATTCAACAGGTAGTATCGGAAGGGTATTTACAGTTCGTCTTGATCAGGGTGACGACATTCTTTCTGAACTGGAGGGTCTTGCAGTTTCAGAGGATATAAGGTCTGCAATGTTCATGATGCTTGGAGCTGTCAAAGAAGCAAGTCTTGTTGTTGGTCCCAAGACCAATGATGTGCCACCTGACCCACAGTGGGCGAAGTTCAGTGATGCACATGAGCTCATAGGTATCGGTAACATCTTCCGGGAAGAAGGAAAGCCGAAGATACACCTTCATTCTGCAGCAGGAAGAGGTGACTCTACTAGAACAGGTTGTCTACGTGGTGAAAGCGAGGTTTTCATGGTAGTAGAGGTATTTATAATGGAGATCACAGGTATGCCCGGTGAAAGGATATTCAATCCTTCAAAAGGATTTGCACCGGTAACCTTCAGGTGAACTGGCCTTAATGGTTGCTAAGCTCTTTGAGCTGCTCGAGCGCTTCAACCATTTCCATATTCTTTTTGAGTGCCTTTGATTCGAAGGTCCTGACGATCTCTTCGAAGGGTACAATAAGTTTGTAGTATTTGACAGGTCTGCCTTTGTCCGTGTTCTTCTTCTCGCTTCGCTCCTCTATCCATCCTCTTTCCCTGAGAGGACGCATGGCGATGCTTACTTCCGGCTGTCTGAGACCCGATGCCTGCTCAATGTTCTGGGAGGTGAGTTCATCACCGCATACCAGGCAGGCAATGGATATGGCTTCGGTTCTGGGTACGTCCAGTCCCTGTAAAAGTTCGATAATCTCATATCCCTTTTCTTCTAAAAGGTCAAAATCTTCACTTTTCATTTATCCACTATAATACTTTTAAGTTTATATAATTTATGATATTATATTTTGTGTATCGGTATGATATGGGGCATGGTTAATCCGGATGAACGGTAACAATATATACAGTAATTGCAAAGTAGGTGTTAAGTAAGCCATAGGTGGAATAGGATGCCATATATTGATGATGATATTAACTATAAGATCAAAAAGATCCATGCACGTGAGATACTTGACTCAAGAGGAAACCCTACTGTCGAGGTAGATGTCTATACTTCAACAGGATTTGGCAGGGCAAGTGTACCTTCCGGTGCATCCACAGGAACCCATGAAGCAATTGAGTTGCGCGACAAAGAGGACCGCTACGGAGGAAAAGGTGTCCTTGATGCAGTGGACAATGTGAACACAGCTATAGAGGCTGAACTCCTTGGTATGGATGTCAGGAAGCAGCGTGAGATCGATGGTCTTATGATCGCACTGGACGGTACCGAGAACAAGATGGAGCTTGGTGCAAATGCTATCCTTGGTGTTTCCATGGCTGTTGCAAGGGCTGCAGCAGATTCTTTGAATATCCCATTGTACCGCTACCTTGGTGGTATCAATGCATACACTCTTCCTGTTCCTACAATGAATGTCCTCAATGGTGGAAAGCATGCAGGTAATGACCTTTCCATACAGGAGTTCATGATCCAGCCAAAGGGTGCCGAGTCATACACAGAGGCAGTACGTATGGGTGCTGAGACCTATCATGCCCTTGGAAAGATACTCGAATCCAAATATGGCGGCGCAGCAACCAATGTAGGTTATGAGGGTGGATATGCACCAGCCCTTGAGATGACCGCTGATGCACTTGATGCACTTGTAAGCGCAATTGAGGAAGCAGGTTACTCTGAGAACGAAATAAGCATCGGTCTTGATGCAGCAGCATCCGAGTTCTTTGACGGTAACAACTATTCCATTGACGGTAAACTGTTGAAACCTGCTGAACTTATCGATTATTACCTTGAACTTATCGAGACCTATCCTATCATCCTTATCGAGGACCCATTCCAGGAAGAGGCATTTGATGACTTCGTGACCCTCACAAACGATGCATGGGATACTATCATTGTGGGTGACGACCTTTTCGTTACCAATGTTGACCGCCTTGTAAAGGGTGTTGAGATGGGTGCTGCAAACGCACTTCTGTTGAAGGTCAACCAGATTGGTTCCCTCTCAGAGGCATTCGATGCAGCTAACATGGCAAACCGCAACGGATACAGTGTTGTTGTGAGCCACCGTTCCGCTGAGACCGAGGACACTACCATCTCAGATATCTCTGTTGCAATTGGTGCAGACCTCATCAAGACCGGAGCACCTGCAAGAAGTGACCGTACTGCAAAATACAACCAGCTCCTCAGGATCGAAGAGGAACTTGGTGAAGCAGCACGTTACATGCAAATTTGAACTGAATACCAGTTCAAACTTGCTTTACTCTTTTTTCTTTGCAGATATAGTATCTATATTTTCGAATAGTACCGTATTTGCTGGATTTTCCAGGTTGGTTTTAGTTATTCATAACTTGCGGTTAGGAAAAATAGTTGTTCTTGATCCGTGTTTCCGATAGTTCAGGAATAAATATTGAAATAAAACACCGACACGACCATCCGCCGCAGGCGGCACGTTCCTTCATTACCATCCTGAAGGATATTGATATCCGCAGCTTTGTAGGAATCCCCATGCGATCCTGAAATACCTTTCATGATTGCATACTATCAATTTTATAGGCAACATCACGTTTTTTAATTACCGGCGTCCAGAAAAAGTTGAAGTTAACAGATATTCCACTTTTTCGGACCGTGCCGGCTTCGCCGGACCCTCCGGGATGGTTCTAGTTATTCATGGCTTCTATTGCAAAGATTGTTGTTCCTGGCCTGTGTTGCAATTAGCAGGATCTCTACATAACTGTTCTTTCTATACTTTTCACTCGAGTAGCGGAACGGTCAGGCTGCCCTGTGGAAGTATCACAGCATAGGGTTCCTTGCCCTGTTCCCTTATCCTTTCAACTGCCCTGTCAAAGGTTTCCTGAATATCCTTGCAGGGTGTCAGTTTTGCACTTCTGATCGTCTCATCTTCAAGTTCGGATATGGCCCACATCTCTGCATAGACACCTATCTGTGCCATCTTGGCTGCCTTGTGATATCCGAGCTTGTACCCTTCATCTATCTTACACATGACATCTTCACATGTGTTCGCACAGCAGAGCAGGTTCAGGAATGTGTCATCTCCCACACCGTCCCTGCATTTTGATACAAGGATGATGATCCCGTCATCCTCAAGCGCGAGCTTCCCGTTCTCGAGTGCCTTCTGGGACTGGTAAAGGTCGATATCCATTGGGTACGGTGCTGCTGTGAGCACGATATTGCCCTTGCGGCTGCATTTTGAGCAGAACACCTCGTTCGCTCTCTCTACTGCAATATCGAAGGACTCGAAAAGGTCACCTGAAACCATTGCGTAAAGTCCGTGGTCTGCTGTGAGTACCGTTTGTATGGAGAACACGTTGAGGTCCTTCAACACTTTCATAGCATCTTCCATGTCCTCTGCAACAGGATTTCCTCTGATGGCAAGAGGCTGTGCAGCATCTGAGAGTGCGTGTTTATGGTTCATCTCGATTGTCTTATATGAAGCGACACCCGGCAGGAATGCCTTTCTGCCACCGGTATAGCCTGCGAAATAGTGAGGTTCAACACTTCCGATGACGATGATGTTCTTACATTCGTTCACCATCTTATTGAGGTACATCTCAGTGCCATTGCTGGACACTCCGAGATATTCCATGTCCTCGTCCTTACGTGCATCGTGGACGAATATCCTGTCTTTGAACTCGTCGTATGTCTCACCGAAGATATATCTATATTCTTCTTCGTTTGGTCCTCTGTGAGCACCTGTTGCAACCATGAACCTGACATCCTCATGTTCTCTCAGAATGTCCGCCATCTCCGCAAGTACCTTTGATGTTGGTGTTGGTCTGGTGGCATCGTTCACGAGTATCAGTATCTTATCGCTGTTCTTTATGAACTCATTAAGTGATCCCGTACCAACCGGGTTGTTCAATGAGTCCGTGATTATCTGTGATAGGTCTCCAACCTCTACCTGATTTGGTGCAATGACCTCATGGGGTATCTGTACATCAAGGTCTACGAATTCTTTTCCATAAGGGATCGGTATTTTGATAGAAATTCCTCCGGGATGATATGATAGTAACTGGGTAGTCCATAGATAGGAAGCTTTATTTATAGAATTCTCTTCTCATATATGCGGTAATAAGATATCTGTTGTACGACCAGATATCCAGAAAGGTGAGTCATTGATAGAACCCACACAACTCCTGTACTTCATCGCAGCCTCGGTAGCTCTCACCCTCCTCCCTGGTCCGGATATTCTCTTTGTCCTCACCCAGAGCATATCACAGGGAAAGAAGGCAGGCATGGCGATAGCATCCGGCCTGTGTACCGGCCTGCTGTTCCACACAACTGCGGCAGCATTGGGTGTATCTGCGATATTGTACAGCTCTGCAGTGGCGTTCTCCATCCTGAAATATGCAGGAGCTATCTATCTTCTCTATCTTGCCTACAATGCAATTCGTGAAGAGGGTGCCCTTACATCCCTGGGATCATTAAGGGAAACAGAACTTCCTCTGCTCTACAGGAGAGGTATCTTCATGAACATCCTCAATCCCAAGGTATCACTGTTCTTCCTTGCCTTCCTGCCTCAGTTCGTAAGTGTTGATTCCGGTAACATCCCCATGCAAATGATATTCCTTGATGCCGTGTTCTTTTTACAGGCAATTATGGTCTTCTTCATAGTATCGTTCTTCGCCGGTATGATTGGGACCCGTATAATGGAAAGACCCGGTCTGGGTAAGAGGATCAACTGGGCGAAAGCTGGCATCTATTCTGTCATTGGTATCGAGCTTGCGTTATCGCATCAGTGACCATGCGATAGCAATCCGGGTTATTCTTTTGTATTTTCATGGAATAGTAATATTATACTGATACTTGCAGTAATTACAACAGTCAGCTACATACTGCTGGAAGCATTCCATGTTCGAACTGAAGATAGCCCTTAGGCATATAAGTGCGCGGAAACGCCTTACATTCTTTGCAGTGTTCGCAGTAGCTCTTGCCATAGCTGTTATCGTGGTGCTGATGTCCATGATGACGGGGTTCACAGAGGAACTGGTCGATTCCACGGTGGAGAATTCCCCGCATATCGTTGTAACCTCGTCCGATCCGGATGAGGATTATGTGCATTTCTACAGTTATTATTCGGAACAGATAGCTGCAATGGATGGTGTTGAGGCTGTATCTCCTGTATTTGTGGGTCAGGCAGCCATCAGTCACAAGGACAATGCCGAAGGTGTGAATCTCAATGGTATCGACCCTGTTGCACAGGATGCTGTTATGCGCATCTCCGATGACATGGTATCAGGTGACCTGTTCGCATTGGGCAGGAGCAACAATGGTATAGTGATCGGTGATAATCTTGCAGAGGACCTGGAAGTTGTCATGGGTGACAATGTCGATGTCATCATGCCGGGATTTGGTGAATCATCTTTCAAGGTCATAGGCATATTCGATACCGGCTCGTCCAGTGATGAGGCAGTTGCATATGTCAGGTTCGACCCTGCCCTTGACTTCTTTGATGAGAACGGTGTTGCCAGCAGCATCAACATAAGGGTCACGGACCCTTTCCAGGCTGATGTGATAGCGAATTCTATTGAAAAAGATACGGACCTCGATGCTCAGAGCTGGATCGAGGCTAACAAGGAGATACTCGACCTTCTCAACACGCAGGGGCTTATCGTGTGGATATACTATGGTCTGATCTATATGATAGCCGGATTTGGTATTGCCAATACCCTCTTTACAGTTGTCATGGATAAGAAAAGGGAGATCGGTATGTTGAAGGCAATGGGTGCCTCGAAGAAGAACATAACCATGATCTTCCTGATAGAATCCCTTATCCTCGGAACAATGGGTGTGATGCTTGGATGTGTGATGGGTTATTTCATCTCATCGGCACTGGCATCCTACCAGATAGATCTTCCCAGTGAGATGTACTTCGGTTTGACGACCCTTCCTCTCAAGACCGATATCATGAACTATGCATATGCAGTTATCTTCTCCTTCTTGATCAATATCGTTGCCGGGGTCTATCCTGCAAGAAGGGCAGCGGCTCTTGACCCGGTAGAGGCTATCGAAAGTGAGTGATGCAGACCTCTTCCTTATTTAAAGGGGGAAGTTAGTTCGTATTTGTACGAAAGGTTTATATTCTAATATGTCGTTTGTATGTTTGCGAACGGGTTAGATTTTAGTACCTCTCCAATACACTCTAATGTCACCATACCTGTGCATTCAACCCCCCTTACCCGTTCGCCTCCTATGTTTTTACTATGTTTTTATTTTTTTGCCTATGTTTTTATCATCGTTCACACCAATTAGGTTACATGAGGATCTTGATCGAGACACCAAAATATAGCTTTTCTAAATACCACAGGGAAGGTCCGGTCTTTATCAAAGAGTTCATGTCACCTATTCCCACTATTTTCAACTATGGTTTTATTGAGGGGAGCCTTGCTGCTGATGGCATGGAAAAGGATGTTGTGGTCATAGGTCCGCGAATGGAACAGGGTACCGTGTTCGAGGTATCCGGGACAGATGGTGTGATAAAATTCATAGATGATTCTGTTGAGGACGACAAAGAGATCATCCTTTCCGGTGGTCTCTATTCAAAACCGCTCTTCTATTTTTATTTCCACCTTTACGCAGCTTTCAAGATAGCTTATTACCTTCTTGTTAAAAGGAAGATATCACGTTGCAGGTTCGGAGGGATAGTCTGGTATAAAGAAGGGTAGAGCAAGGAAGAAACCTGAAAATGAGGTCCCTGTCTCTTCTCATCTCGTGGAGATGGCTTCCACAGGGTCAAGACTGGCTGCTCTCTGCGCAGGATAGATACCTGCAATAAGGTTCAGCAGGAAAACTATTGTGATGATTGTCAGCACATCACCTATCCTGACAACCACGGGTATGACCTCAAGTCCGTACACTCCTTCAGGAAGCGGATAACTTCCAATGGATAATGCAAGGGCAATACCTGCTGCCGTTCCGAGAACCGCTCCTGCCAGCCCGAGTATTCCGCTCTCAACAAGGAAGATGAATCGGATATTGGACTTTGTGGCGCCCATTGCCAGCAGTATCCCTATCTCCCTCACCTTTCCCATGACAACCATGTTCAGCGTGCTCACCACACCGAAAGATGCTATCAGGAGAATGAACCCAAGCGTAACATTATTGGATACGGTCTCTATCGCGATGGTCCTCAATATCTCCGGGTTGTTCACCGTCCAGCCGTCGGCTTTGTACCCGTTATCCTCTATGATCTGCGCTATCTCCCTGTCCCTGTTGAAATCCTTCAGTCTCAGTGATATGCCATTAATGACATCCTCGCTGTCATAGAAATCCTGTGCCGTATTCAGGGATGTATATGTGAGACTTTCATCAAGTGCGGTTCCTGTGTCATATATAGCTACAACCTTCAAAGAGACCGGGTTAGCGTTTGGAAAGGATACTTCCACACTATCTCCAATATCGAGTTCCATATCCTCTGCGAAGGTGTCCCCGATGATGATGCTCCTGTCAGAGTATGTGAGTTCATCGTAGTTCCCTGCTACAATGTCATCTTTTGTGTGTGCAACAGCATCTTCCTGTGCCGGTAATATCCCTTTGAGTGCAGCATTCTTCGTATTGTCCTTGTATTTGAAAGAAGCTTCTCCTATCAGATATGGGGAGGAAGCAACAACGCCATCGATGTCATTGATCTTCTCGACTATGTTCCTGTAAAGATGGATATAGTCATCTCCGTCCTGTGGTGATACAACAACATGAGGCAGGTTATCAACGGTCTTGCTGTAAAGTTCCTGTGTGAACCCTGCCATGAATGACTGTGATACCATGAGTATCATAACGGCTATTCCGATGGCTGCGACTGAGAGAATGGTCTGTCTTTTCCTTGCTCTTATATGGCGAAGTGCAATGAACAGTTCATATCTCATTGGTCACACCTTTTAGGCCTTTCATTTCCAGATTCATCTCTGTCTGGATATCATCAGGGCAGCAATTACAATAAGAATAAGTGAAGTGGGGAGCATGAATCCAGGGGATTCCTCAGCTTCTTCAGTGTCTGTTGCATCTGTCTCCTCAGATGCTTCGTAATCCGACTCGATGATACTTTCCTCAACATCGAGGATGTCACCGTCATTTCCAATGACCTCGGTCACAAGTGAGTATACTCCGGTGGTCAGCCTTTCTTCCCATATGGTCTCTACAGTCTCATCATCTCCATTGAGAAGTACCGGTGACTTCTGAGTAACGGACTCGATGATAGTTTCTCCATTTCCATCCTGCTTTGAGACCGTGAACCTTACAGAGCCTTCAAAAGGTACCTGTGACAGACCGTCAACGGTTGCACTGGCACCGATATCATCCTCGTATGTGTCACTGATGAATACATCATCCTGTGCCACAAAATCCTGGGAAAGGGCTATGTAGTTCTCCTCAGGTGAGTATAGTTTGACCTTTATCCTGCCGGTGTATTCTTTGTTGTTCTCCAGCAGTACGTTCCAGTCCTCTGTCACTTCCATTGGCTGGGTGTGGACTGATATCTTCTTCCCGGTGCCGGAATATATCACGTCGGAACCATCGATGAGCATGTATTCCACATCTACCACTACGGCTTCCAGCGGAGTTATCATGACACTGAAGCCCTGTGAGTTAGGGACGAGATCGTCAACAGTGACCCTTGCTATGGTCTGCCTCCCGTTAACAAAACTATATGCATTCTCATATACAGTACAGCCATTCTTTGAGATACCTGTACTGACAGTATATTTCCCGTCTCCCTTATCGTCGGTGTTCCATTCAAATGCCTTTGTTACGTCAGAATCTGGTGTGATCGTTTCGATGGAAAAAGTCCTTCTGTCAAGTATACTGCCTTCATGTTCCATCACCATTTCGAGTTCAAGGTCACTGACAGGTTCTGAACTGTGTAGTGTGATATCGCATGTCTCCAGGTCAGCATAGATGTTCGTAACACTGACATCATAGCTATCTGATCCGCAATCTGCTGCAAAGGAAAGTCCTGCAAATGAAGTGATCAGCAGGATAGCTGTCAGGGACAAAAAGGCAGTTCTCATGTAGTGGCTCCTGTATCTAGATAAAGTTATTTTTGATAGTATTTATAGCGATCTGTGATGCCGGGGGACGAAAAATGCTTCCCTTATTCGTATCTCAATGCGTCAAGCGGCTTCATCCTTGATGCTTTCCATGCGGGATACATTCCTCCCACAAGACTTGTTGCAATGCCGAAGAAGAATCCTTCTATCACATAGAACATGCTGGACAGTGTGAGCAGGTACGAGGTGTTCTTTACAACAAGCACCATAACAAGATAGCTTCCTCCAATGGTGAGTATTGCACCTGCCGTACTGGCGATGACCCCGAGAAACAATGCTTCCAGCAGGAACATCTTCAGTATATCCTTTCTGGATGCACCCACAGCTTTCATGATGCCGATCTCCTTTGTGCGTTCCATTGTGGACATAAGCATTACATTCAGTATGCTGACACCTGCAACCAGCAACGATATAGATCCTATTCCCATCAGGAAAAGTGAAATGGAGCTGAAAACATCGTCAAGGCTTTCAGTGATTAGGTTAGTTGCAAAGACTGTGACAAGTTCATCCTTTTTGTTGATTCGTTCCTCTATCTCATCTGCAACGTTATCTATCTCGTCTATGTTCTCGACGACAACTATGACCTGATCATAACCTTCATCTTCGTCAGGGTATAGTTTTTCGTACATCTCTGATGAGGTGAATACGCCGGTATCAGTGCTGATGTCGAATCCCATTCCTCTCTCTTTCAGGATCCCTACCACCCTGAGTTTAGTGTCATCTATCTCTATTTTTTGCCCGGGAGTGATCTCCAGATTCTCAGCTACACTTGAACCCACTACACAGTCTGTGGAACCCGGTTTGAAATATCTTCCCTCTTCAAGTTCCACAAGTTTCTCAAGATCGTCTTTTTCGATGTCATAGACTGAAACATATAACAGGATATCTATCCCATCCTTCCGGTGCTCGATCATCTCTCCGTCGGCTATCACCGGTATCACGCTTTCGATGTTCCCTACCTTATATATCTGGTCCACCTGCCTGTCTGTGATATAGTCCTCTCCGGGGGCAGGGGAGACTATGAGCTTGTCTCCTATGTCTGCAAAAGAATCGGTAACGGAAAGTTTCAGGCTGTTACCCAGGATTCCCATTGAGGAGATTGCGATAACACCGATTATGATGCCGATGGCTGCAAGTATTGTACGGACAGACTGGCGTTTCAGATTTCTCTTAGCCAGTTCAGCATACATGTTGTTCCTGAGAAAGGAAGGGATCTTTTCTGTAAGCTTCACCCTATGACCTCCCCATCCTGTATCCTGATGGTCGTATGTGAGTATTCTTCCAGCTT containing:
- a CDS encoding BatD family protein, yielding MVRTTRLLTFTLCVILFCIATAGNASAAVELYNGTITTGDGYQINNFVIDLTDAFPSAESASFYVYNNGNEVDDFLINEGDSYEFDFEDDATIEVTLVSVSSGTLPVARVSIVLTGYSINDVFEYDVVDGGHKYAVYSGTPELEITKTVDKSDISVGDLVRVTVTVENVGDDKATDVIFQEPQQAKFLLYESFVTQTGETTVDVGESKTLFVYQLKATEEGTYTLSPTTATFSNAAGADFSRASSNSPVITVEAGEDLVNANIEFKTTLDKYTVSRNEDIQGTISIKNTGDTSASGVTVNFIVPEGLEFEGGSGIETISGVPTIYLESFGVQQEKEYSFTLKGSEVGTYTISTEESYLYDNGVDAQLQKVGLDSVTNSIYVTKGKYDHLLEQPIYVYILPIVIIGAIAGWIYYRHKQYKF
- a CDS encoding cell division protein FtsZ, which codes for MLNILIVGNGQCGNRILDAINREAFGKKSRFGKYLSQQKYKSNVQTIAINTAVNDLKEMSFTKAKDRIHIPHLHGVGANRNVGKHVFEDNKTHIMRQIEERGNFDVCFVITSASGGTGSSFTPMLIKELKEKHDYPVYSIVVLPFREEGTLYLQNAAFCLRDIRESGADGIILADNQYLKQMGGNVESAYNGINDMIAKRILFLLDALDSEMMMVTDLGDFKTVMSGGAGLATIGFYEAKEDMPVRTAIQKALSPAGLLFSTNVYDEASRAMVIIRGDRDRLSIDEISTEVEKLSSSVGHVFKGIIVRDGELPQVLAVLTLESASELENLYSIAVDAIKYERDKKERVANVKDVDKAFSQIDGMDPSY
- a CDS encoding ABC transporter ATP-binding protein translates to MTDGKGYDIIQVRGLSKIYGDGVEVRALDNVDLDIKRGEFLSIIGPSGSGKSTLLHMIGILDTPTSGTIKIDNRVVTEMSDKDRSKVRNEVLGFIFQYHHLMPDFSALENVMMPLLISGMKNRDAKKKAAALLEEVGLGDRMDHRPSQLSGGQAQRVAIARALANDPGIVIGDEPTGNLDTKASDMIYDLLRKLNRDRGQTFILVTHDEEMAGKTDRIIRIVDGRISGDSSGVR
- a CDS encoding PPC domain-containing DNA-binding protein; translated protein: MEYSTGSIGRVFTVRLDQGDDILSELEGLAVSEDIRSAMFMMLGAVKEASLVVGPKTNDVPPDPQWAKFSDAHELIGIGNIFREEGKPKIHLHSAAGRGDSTRTGCLRGESEVFMVVEVFIMEITGMPGERIFNPSKGFAPVTFR
- a CDS encoding transcriptional regulator, which produces MKSEDFDLLEEKGYEIIELLQGLDVPRTEAISIACLVCGDELTSQNIEQASGLRQPEVSIAMRPLRERGWIEERSEKKNTDKGRPVKYYKLIVPFEEIVRTFESKALKKNMEMVEALEQLKELSNH
- the eno gene encoding phosphopyruvate hydratase, which codes for MPYIDDDINYKIKKIHAREILDSRGNPTVEVDVYTSTGFGRASVPSGASTGTHEAIELRDKEDRYGGKGVLDAVDNVNTAIEAELLGMDVRKQREIDGLMIALDGTENKMELGANAILGVSMAVARAAADSLNIPLYRYLGGINAYTLPVPTMNVLNGGKHAGNDLSIQEFMIQPKGAESYTEAVRMGAETYHALGKILESKYGGAATNVGYEGGYAPALEMTADALDALVSAIEEAGYSENEISIGLDAAASEFFDGNNYSIDGKLLKPAELIDYYLELIETYPIILIEDPFQEEAFDDFVTLTNDAWDTIIVGDDLFVTNVDRLVKGVEMGAANALLLKVNQIGSLSEAFDAANMANRNGYSVVVSHRSAETEDTTISDISVAIGADLIKTGAPARSDRTAKYNQLLRIEEELGEAARYMQI
- the larA gene encoding nickel-dependent lactate racemase, which encodes MNKASYLWTTQLLSYHPGGISIKIPIPYGKEFVDLDVQIPHEVIAPNQVEVGDLSQIITDSLNNPVGTGSLNEFIKNSDKILILVNDATRPTPTSKVLAEMADILREHEDVRFMVATGAHRGPNEEEYRYIFGETYDEFKDRIFVHDARKDEDMEYLGVSSNGTEMYLNKMVNECKNIIVIGSVEPHYFAGYTGGRKAFLPGVASYKTIEMNHKHALSDAAQPLAIRGNPVAEDMEDAMKVLKDLNVFSIQTVLTADHGLYAMVSGDLFESFDIAVERANEVFCSKCSRKGNIVLTAAPYPMDIDLYQSQKALENGKLALEDDGIIILVSKCRDGVGDDTFLNLLCCANTCEDVMCKIDEGYKLGYHKAAKMAQIGVYAEMWAISELEDETIRSAKLTPCKDIQETFDRAVERIREQGKEPYAVILPQGSLTVPLLE
- a CDS encoding LysE family translocator codes for the protein MIEPTQLLYFIAASVALTLLPGPDILFVLTQSISQGKKAGMAIASGLCTGLLFHTTAAALGVSAILYSSAVAFSILKYAGAIYLLYLAYNAIREEGALTSLGSLRETELPLLYRRGIFMNILNPKVSLFFLAFLPQFVSVDSGNIPMQMIFLDAVFFLQAIMVFFIVSFFAGMIGTRIMERPGLGKRINWAKAGIYSVIGIELALSHQ